In one Mucilaginibacter sp. PAMB04168 genomic region, the following are encoded:
- a CDS encoding peptidase, with translation MTYCLGIKVKEGLVAIADTRITSGTDVTTKKKLTTLQKECCSLFIMTSGLRSVRDKAIVYFDELLDSNLQQYNKLYKVVNAFGEQVKRVAEEDRESLEKAGFKFNLNTIIGGQMKDDEEHKLFQLYPEGNWVELGQGAPYVIIGNAAQGKAILNRILRGDTSMKQALKAGFLSFDSTRISAADVDFPIDVALYQKDSFNMVDYHYESTDLESVSAQWHQELKNALNNISNQWIDTAFSKLENNIVKADNEI, from the coding sequence ATGACTTATTGCCTAGGCATTAAAGTAAAAGAAGGCTTGGTTGCCATTGCCGATACCCGCATCACTTCGGGGACTGATGTAACCACCAAAAAGAAACTCACCACCCTGCAAAAGGAGTGCTGTTCGCTGTTCATCATGACCAGCGGTCTGCGATCGGTGCGCGATAAGGCCATTGTGTATTTTGACGAATTGCTGGATAGCAACCTGCAGCAATACAATAAGCTGTACAAAGTGGTAAATGCTTTTGGTGAGCAGGTGAAACGGGTGGCCGAAGAAGACCGCGAATCATTAGAGAAGGCCGGGTTTAAATTTAACCTTAACACCATCATAGGCGGACAGATGAAAGACGATGAAGAACACAAGCTGTTTCAACTGTACCCGGAAGGTAACTGGGTAGAACTGGGGCAGGGTGCGCCATACGTTATTATTGGCAACGCTGCGCAAGGTAAAGCTATTCTAAATCGCATCCTGAGGGGAGACACCAGTATGAAGCAAGCGCTTAAAGCGGGCTTTTTATCTTTTGATTCTACCCGCATTAGCGCTGCCGATGTGGATTTTCCAATTGATGTGGCGCTGTACCAGAAAGACAGTTTTAATATGGTTGATTATCATTATGAAAGCACCGACCTTGAAAGCGTGTCGGCACAGTGGCACCAGGAACTAAAAAATGCGCTGAATAACATATCAAACCAATGGATTGATACCGCGTTTAGTAAGCTGGAAAATAATATTGTAAAGGCGGATAATGAAATTTAG
- a CDS encoding response regulator transcription factor, with the protein MAILIIEDEPNVVSVIKRGLNEYGFDTSVATNGLTGLQMATEHQFDLIILDVMLPGMDGIQVCQHIRKNNTQVPILMLTALDSTENIVTGLDSGADDYMVKPFKIMELAARLRTLLRRRNGDQSVKSVHRIADIEVDTDAKTVTRNHTPLSLTPTEYRLLEYFIKNQKKVLSRIQILESVWDIDFNLGTNVVDVYVNYLRKKLDKDNINRYIHTIFGMGYMMKDTEQHENSK; encoded by the coding sequence ATGGCCATTTTAATTATTGAAGACGAACCCAATGTTGTATCTGTGATTAAACGCGGCCTGAACGAGTACGGCTTTGACACAAGCGTAGCTACCAATGGGCTCACCGGCCTCCAGATGGCAACCGAGCATCAGTTTGACCTAATTATACTGGACGTAATGTTGCCTGGCATGGATGGCATACAAGTATGCCAGCATATTCGTAAAAACAACACGCAGGTACCTATATTAATGCTTACGGCGCTCGACTCTACTGAAAATATTGTAACCGGACTGGATAGTGGCGCCGATGATTACATGGTGAAGCCCTTTAAAATTATGGAACTGGCAGCACGACTCAGAACACTGTTGCGTCGTCGTAACGGCGATCAGTCCGTAAAAAGTGTTCACAGAATAGCCGATATAGAAGTAGACACTGATGCCAAGACTGTAACCCGCAATCATACACCGCTAAGCCTTACCCCCACTGAGTACAGGCTTCTGGAATATTTTATTAAAAATCAAAAAAAGGTACTTTCACGCATTCAGATACTGGAAAGCGTTTGGGATATAGATTTCAATTTAGGCACCAACGTAGTAGATGTGTATGTAAATTATCTGCGCAAAAAGTTGGATAAAGACAATATCAACCGATATATACACACTATTTTTGGCATGGGCTATATGATGAAAGACACAGAGCAGCATGAAAATTCAAAGTAA
- a CDS encoding bestrophin family ion channel: MLLKKNIPISYVFGKIKLELILVSVYSVAVYFAHTYFAFSGVSVPLAIHGILGTIISLLLAFRSNQAYDRWWEARTLWGAIVNDSRSFARQVLTYIDNLYDDNDKHDMKERLIKRQMAWCYSLSQQLRGQDAHQSLHEFVSDDERQALANQNNVPLALMEQHGTDLRLLLRMGWINEYQQVCMDETLTRFSNAMGACERIKNTVFPVTYSVYIHFLVLLFVMLLPFGLIEHFGILQIPLVVAIASSFFLIEKMAIHLQDPFECKPTDTPMTSISRKIEQDLRQMLKDERPVKTDGVAIPQNTMFYIL; encoded by the coding sequence ATGTTATTAAAAAAGAACATCCCTATCAGTTACGTTTTCGGGAAAATTAAATTAGAGTTGATTCTGGTTAGCGTTTACTCCGTTGCGGTGTATTTTGCGCATACTTACTTTGCTTTTTCGGGCGTATCGGTACCCTTGGCCATACATGGCATTTTAGGTACCATTATCTCCCTGCTGCTGGCATTCCGCTCTAACCAGGCCTATGACCGCTGGTGGGAAGCCCGTACCCTGTGGGGTGCTATTGTAAACGATTCGCGCTCGTTTGCACGCCAGGTGCTTACCTACATCGATAATTTATACGATGACAATGATAAGCACGACATGAAAGAGCGTCTTATTAAACGCCAGATGGCCTGGTGCTACAGCTTAAGCCAGCAACTTCGTGGCCAGGATGCACACCAAAGCCTCCATGAGTTTGTAAGCGATGATGAGCGCCAGGCGCTTGCCAACCAAAATAATGTGCCACTGGCCTTAATGGAACAGCACGGTACCGACCTGCGCCTGCTGCTGCGTATGGGCTGGATTAACGAGTACCAGCAGGTATGCATGGACGAAACCCTCACCCGCTTTTCGAATGCCATGGGTGCTTGCGAACGTATCAAAAACACAGTGTTCCCGGTTACTTACAGTGTATATATTCATTTTCTGGTACTGCTGTTTGTAATGCTGCTACCGTTTGGCCTTATTGAGCACTTCGGTATTTTGCAAATACCGCTGGTAGTGGCCATCGCATCTTCTTTCTTTTTGATTGAGAAAATGGCTATTCATCTGCAGGATCCGTTTGAGTGCAAACCAACCGACACACCAATGACCTCTATTAGCCGTAAAATTGAGCAGGATTTGCGCCAGATGCTTAAAGACGAGCGGCCTGTTAAAACTGATGGCGTAGCCATACCGCAGAATACGATGTTTTATATCTTGTAG
- a CDS encoding glycoside hydrolase family 3 C-terminal domain-containing protein yields the protein MKLTKLIYKGSALLALLLQQAGAFAQTDAEVFKQADALLKQMTLPEKVSMIHGSSSFTSGGVPRLGIPEFVMSDGPHGVRLEHGRTYKDSMGIADASTYLPTGVCLAATWNPKLGYAFGSVLGAEANYRGKDVILGPGINIIRSPLNGRNFEYQSEDPYLISRLAVGYIKGVQDQGVSACVKHYALNNIEAKRTSINVEVSERALREIYLPGFKAAVQEGGVYTLMGSYNKVRGEWATHNNYLMNQILKKEWGFKGIVISDWGAVHNTQQALWNGTDIEMGTDLSLGDKPDYRKYFLGDTVLALVKAGKTPEYLINDKVRRILYVMIKTHVIDKQRKKGTFNTKEHQQTAQKIAEEGIVLLKNQNNILPLAPAVKSIAVIGFNANRPQALGGGSSQIKALYEVTALDGLKKQAAKGVKITYAQGYKIERGAKADAGMIQEAANTAAKADVAIVVGGWTHGYDYNKWADNAYDAEDTDKPDMNMPFGQDELIKAVLKANPKTVVVLLGGGPIDMTQWAQNAPGIIQAWYPGMEGGTALANIIYGKTNPSGKLPMTFPKTLADAPDHKLGEFPASKDGVNVYYNDDIYVGYRYFDTYKVEPQFAFGYGLSYTTFAYSGLQVKTQGNTATVTFTVTNTGKKAGAEIAQVYVKQQQSLLPRPEKELKAFDKVFLQPGEKKQVTLSLNADAFQYFNDVTNNWMLEKGNYNILVGASSRDIKLTAVATL from the coding sequence ATGAAACTGACTAAATTAATTTACAAAGGCTCGGCACTGCTGGCGCTATTGCTGCAGCAGGCCGGCGCTTTTGCTCAAACCGATGCTGAGGTTTTTAAACAAGCTGATGCCCTGCTCAAGCAAATGACTTTGCCCGAAAAGGTAAGCATGATACATGGCAGCTCATCGTTTACCTCGGGCGGCGTACCAAGGCTGGGCATCCCCGAGTTTGTAATGTCTGATGGTCCGCATGGCGTAAGGCTGGAGCATGGCCGTACTTATAAAGACAGTATGGGTATTGCCGATGCCAGTACCTACCTGCCAACCGGTGTTTGTTTAGCCGCCACCTGGAACCCTAAACTGGGCTATGCTTTTGGTTCGGTGCTCGGAGCCGAGGCTAACTATCGGGGCAAGGATGTAATTTTAGGCCCTGGCATTAACATTATTCGCTCGCCGTTAAACGGCCGTAATTTTGAGTACCAGAGCGAGGATCCATACCTTATTTCGCGCCTGGCAGTGGGCTACATCAAAGGTGTGCAGGATCAGGGTGTATCGGCCTGCGTAAAACATTATGCGCTTAACAATATCGAGGCCAAACGCACCAGCATTAATGTAGAAGTAAGCGAGCGTGCATTACGGGAGATTTATCTACCGGGTTTTAAGGCCGCTGTGCAGGAAGGGGGCGTATATACGCTGATGGGCTCGTACAATAAAGTACGCGGCGAGTGGGCCACGCACAACAACTACCTCATGAACCAGATCCTGAAAAAGGAATGGGGCTTTAAAGGCATAGTAATAAGCGACTGGGGCGCTGTGCATAATACACAGCAGGCCCTATGGAACGGAACGGATATTGAAATGGGTACCGATCTTTCCTTAGGTGACAAGCCCGATTACCGCAAATACTTTTTAGGCGATACCGTATTAGCTTTGGTTAAAGCGGGCAAAACGCCCGAGTACTTAATAAACGACAAGGTGCGCCGCATTTTATATGTGATGATTAAAACACATGTGATTGACAAGCAGCGCAAAAAAGGAACTTTCAATACAAAAGAACACCAGCAAACCGCACAAAAAATTGCCGAGGAAGGTATAGTGTTGTTAAAAAATCAGAATAACATATTGCCCTTGGCACCTGCAGTTAAATCAATCGCTGTAATTGGCTTTAATGCCAATCGTCCGCAGGCTTTGGGTGGCGGCAGTTCGCAAATCAAGGCTTTGTACGAGGTTACCGCGCTGGATGGTTTGAAGAAGCAAGCTGCCAAAGGTGTTAAGATCACGTACGCACAGGGCTATAAAATTGAGCGTGGCGCCAAGGCTGATGCCGGCATGATTCAGGAGGCGGCTAATACAGCTGCCAAAGCTGATGTGGCCATTGTAGTTGGCGGCTGGACGCACGGTTACGATTACAACAAATGGGCAGACAATGCTTACGATGCAGAAGATACCGACAAGCCCGACATGAACATGCCCTTCGGTCAGGATGAACTGATTAAGGCTGTACTAAAAGCTAACCCTAAAACCGTAGTGGTGTTATTAGGTGGCGGGCCGATTGATATGACGCAGTGGGCGCAAAATGCCCCCGGCATCATTCAGGCCTGGTACCCCGGTATGGAAGGCGGTACGGCATTGGCTAATATTATCTACGGTAAAACAAATCCGTCGGGCAAGTTACCCATGACCTTCCCTAAAACCCTGGCCGATGCACCCGACCATAAATTAGGCGAGTTTCCGGCCAGTAAGGATGGCGTTAACGTGTATTACAATGATGATATTTATGTAGGCTACCGTTATTTTGATACCTACAAAGTTGAACCGCAGTTTGCTTTTGGCTACGGCTTATCTTATACCACATTTGCTTATAGTGGCCTGCAAGTTAAAACACAGGGCAACACGGCTACCGTTACTTTTACCGTTACCAACACGGGTAAAAAAGCAGGTGCCGAAATTGCACAGGTTTACGTAAAGCAGCAGCAATCCCTTTTACCCCGACCCGAAAAGGAGCTGAAAGCATTTGATAAAGTGTTTTTGCAGCCCGGGGAGAAAAAGCAGGTAACCCTAAGCCTCAACGCTGATGCTTTCCAGTATTTTAACGATGTAACCAATAACTGGATGCTCGAAAAAGGCAACTACAATATACTGGTAGGTGCATCATCAAGAGATATTAAGCTTACCGCAGTAGCAACTTTATAA
- a CDS encoding DUF2569 domain-containing protein, which produces MAVLINNDFLNLNQWHTMASKSDWSLGALLVFEAVGNVFLLCYAAFCFVLLVNRRDILPNYITGLYIFVLVFTIADYAVASMIGYGSLDDKGGSGIFRAVLAASIWIPYFQRSARVHRTFIVPYPASNYAYEQPATTQEKPAHDGIEQAEESSI; this is translated from the coding sequence ATGGCTGTATTAATTAACAACGATTTTTTAAATCTTAATCAATGGCATACTATGGCTTCAAAAAGTGATTGGTCTCTAGGAGCGTTGTTGGTTTTTGAAGCTGTAGGTAATGTGTTTTTGCTGTGTTATGCAGCATTCTGTTTTGTGCTGCTCGTTAACAGGCGCGATATTTTGCCTAATTATATCACCGGGTTATACATTTTTGTACTGGTGTTTACCATTGCCGATTATGCCGTTGCCTCCATGATTGGGTATGGTTCGCTTGATGACAAAGGTGGGTCGGGCATCTTTAGGGCGGTATTAGCCGCATCCATCTGGATACCTTATTTCCAGCGCTCAGCACGTGTGCACCGCACTTTTATTGTTCCTTATCCTGCCAGCAATTATGCCTATGAGCAACCTGCCACAACGCAAGAAAAGCCTGCTCATGACGGGATTGAACAAGCGGAGGAGAGCAGTATCTAA
- a CDS encoding HAMP domain-containing sensor histidine kinase, which produces MKIQSKITLLFLALSTGILLLLNAFILYFEYQFNYEDFFKRLEARVNINSQVRLFPGEESRAYQEVRNRYLEKLDHEKEELIKASNGTFDTKGLPSAFVAEILAKGRARFKVKNKFFAGKVIVQGKDKYLVIVSALNPYGLREIGELQKILLIGFFGSLVIVYFVGKAFSYYTFTPIRKLTDKVKSITSDNLHHRLDEPQGKDEVAELTHTFNNMLNRLETAFSTQNNFVSNASHELRTPLTIINSEIELALNKADLNAAQRQVLHTINSETDKLIQILNSLLLLAQSGFDGKKQNWQSIRMDELIWMSIESAKKIHPDSNIQVDFSALPDNEDMLHVSGNSNLLRLAVTNIISNACKYSHNELVNIKLSVQNKRIVISVTDQGIGIPSTEVQHIFEPFFRASNTHDYEGHGVGLPLTLNIIRLHKGSIGIRTEVDSGTELQVFLPIETAS; this is translated from the coding sequence ATGAAAATTCAAAGTAAGATAACCCTACTTTTCCTGGCGCTTTCAACCGGTATTTTGTTACTCCTTAACGCTTTTATCCTATATTTTGAATACCAGTTTAATTATGAAGACTTTTTTAAACGACTGGAAGCCCGCGTAAATATCAACTCACAGGTACGGCTTTTTCCCGGCGAAGAAAGCCGCGCTTACCAGGAGGTACGTAACCGGTATTTAGAAAAGCTTGATCACGAAAAAGAAGAACTCATCAAAGCCTCAAACGGAACATTTGACACGAAAGGCTTACCCTCCGCTTTTGTTGCCGAAATACTGGCTAAAGGGCGTGCACGTTTTAAAGTTAAGAATAAATTTTTTGCAGGTAAGGTTATAGTCCAGGGAAAGGATAAGTATCTTGTCATTGTATCGGCCCTGAATCCTTACGGTTTGCGTGAGATTGGCGAACTGCAAAAAATATTGCTTATCGGCTTTTTTGGCTCACTGGTCATCGTATACTTTGTGGGCAAGGCGTTTTCTTATTATACTTTTACACCTATACGCAAACTTACCGACAAAGTAAAAAGCATCACATCTGATAATCTGCACCATCGCCTTGATGAACCACAGGGCAAGGATGAAGTTGCCGAGCTAACCCATACATTCAACAACATGCTCAACCGGCTGGAAACAGCCTTTTCTACGCAAAATAACTTTGTGAGCAATGCCTCGCATGAACTGCGCACGCCACTAACTATTATCAACAGCGAAATAGAGCTTGCCTTAAATAAAGCCGACTTAAACGCAGCGCAGCGTCAAGTGCTCCACACCATCAATAGTGAAACCGATAAGCTAATACAAATTTTAAACAGTTTGTTATTGCTGGCGCAATCGGGCTTCGATGGCAAAAAGCAAAATTGGCAAAGCATACGCATGGACGAGCTGATTTGGATGTCTATTGAGTCGGCCAAAAAAATCCATCCAGATAGCAACATACAAGTCGATTTTTCGGCGCTTCCCGATAATGAAGATATGCTGCACGTATCGGGCAATAGCAATTTGCTCCGACTGGCCGTCACAAACATTATCAGCAACGCTTGTAAATATTCACATAACGAGTTGGTAAACATTAAGCTATCTGTGCAAAACAAACGTATCGTTATCAGCGTAACCGACCAAGGCATTGGCATTCCCTCTACAGAGGTCCAGCATATTTTTGAACCTTTTTTCAGGGCATCCAATACGCACGATTATGAAGGTCATGGCGTGGGCCTGCCGTTAACCTTAAACATTATCAGGCTACATAAGGGCTCTATCGGCATTCGTACGGAAGTGGATAGCGGAACGGAACTGCAGGTATTCCTCCCAATTGAGACAGCAAGTTAA
- a CDS encoding transglutaminase family protein, whose protein sequence is MKFRVAGTLGYDVLAPATFILNIHALRTQAQAVLEESFLIEPYHKIEELTPQHAENRFIRVEVTEPAKLNIAYNAVIDTSFKQTEGNLLTNVPVMQMDTSVLPYLFPSRYCQSDKLFRFAHNKFGKINNAFEKVLALTDWIHSNVEYLSGSTNSQTSAYDTVTEQAGVCRDFAHLGIALCRALDIPARYFTGYAYQLNPPDFHACFEAFMGGEWVIFDATKLVPLNGLVKIATGRDAADAAIATIFGQVNFLTITASCELADENFEPVYYDSNNPMGLTYL, encoded by the coding sequence ATGAAATTTAGAGTAGCGGGAACATTGGGGTATGACGTATTAGCGCCAGCCACGTTTATTCTCAATATACATGCCTTGCGTACCCAGGCCCAGGCCGTGCTCGAAGAATCATTTTTGATCGAGCCCTACCATAAAATAGAAGAACTTACGCCGCAGCATGCCGAAAACCGTTTTATACGGGTGGAGGTTACCGAGCCGGCCAAGTTAAATATTGCCTATAATGCCGTTATTGATACGTCGTTTAAGCAAACGGAGGGTAATTTGTTAACCAACGTGCCTGTTATGCAAATGGACACTTCTGTGCTGCCTTACCTTTTCCCAAGCCGTTATTGCCAGTCCGATAAATTATTCAGGTTTGCCCATAACAAGTTTGGCAAAATAAATAATGCCTTCGAGAAGGTACTGGCCCTTACCGATTGGATACACAGCAATGTAGAGTACCTGAGCGGTTCTACCAACTCGCAAACCTCAGCATATGATACCGTTACCGAGCAGGCCGGTGTATGTCGGGATTTTGCACATTTGGGCATAGCGCTTTGCCGCGCGCTCGATATTCCGGCCCGTTATTTCACCGGCTATGCCTATCAGCTTAACCCACCCGATTTTCATGCCTGTTTTGAAGCCTTTATGGGCGGCGAATGGGTAATATTTGATGCCACTAAACTGGTGCCGCTTAACGGCTTGGTTAAAATAGCTACCGGCCGCGACGCTGCCGATGCTGCCATAGCTACCATATTTGGCCAGGTTAACTTTCTAACCATAACTGCTTCCTGCGAACTGGCCGACGAAAATTTTGAGCCAGTGTATTACGATAGTAACAACCCTATGGGGCTAACTTATTTGTAA
- a CDS encoding glycoside hydrolase family 16 protein: MYTLIIGKIIMAGMLMSCSGKEDLKPLPPDPAPVVTGPPTDKGWAFETTPVWADEFTTSGVPDGTKWGYDLGGTGWGNNELQNYTNSSSNASISNGVLTITARKETSGTNAYSSARLVTKGKGDFLYGRFEIKAKLPSGRGTWPAIWMLPTDFAYGQWPKSGEIDIMEHVGYDPTNVHITVHTEAYNGAIGTQKGDAKKIVDAFDAFHIYRVDWTPYAVRGYIDDQKIFEFVNDGKGYATWPFDKKFHLLLNVAVGGNWGGAQGVDESVFPKAMEVDYVRVYKMIDK, translated from the coding sequence ATGTATACCTTGATTATTGGAAAGATTATCATGGCAGGCATGCTAATGTCTTGCTCGGGTAAAGAAGATTTAAAGCCCCTTCCGCCTGATCCTGCGCCAGTAGTAACTGGTCCGCCTACCGACAAAGGCTGGGCATTTGAAACCACACCCGTTTGGGCCGATGAGTTTACCACCAGCGGTGTGCCCGATGGTACAAAATGGGGTTACGATTTGGGCGGTACAGGCTGGGGTAACAACGAGCTGCAAAATTATACCAACAGCTCCAGTAATGCCAGTATATCTAACGGCGTATTAACCATAACTGCCCGCAAAGAAACTTCTGGTACCAATGCTTATAGTTCTGCCCGCCTGGTAACTAAAGGTAAAGGCGATTTTTTATACGGCCGGTTCGAAATTAAAGCTAAATTGCCTTCAGGTCGGGGTACGTGGCCGGCTATATGGATGCTGCCTACTGACTTTGCTTATGGGCAATGGCCAAAATCGGGTGAGATTGATATTATGGAACACGTGGGTTATGACCCTACTAATGTACACATCACTGTGCATACCGAGGCTTATAACGGTGCAATAGGCACTCAAAAAGGCGATGCTAAAAAAATTGTTGATGCTTTTGATGCTTTTCATATTTACCGGGTAGACTGGACGCCCTATGCCGTACGCGGATACATTGACGACCAAAAGATATTTGAGTTTGTAAACGATGGCAAAGGTTACGCTACCTGGCCTTTCGATAAAAAGTTCCACTTGTTGTTAAACGTAGCCGTAGGGGGTAACTGGGGTGGTGCGCAAGGTGTTGATGAAAGCGTTTTCCCGAAAGCCATGGAGGTAGATTATGTGCGCGTTTATAAAATGATCGACAAATAA
- a CDS encoding pectinesterase family protein yields the protein MYKIIKSYTGIFLLLMLLLCFSKTWAISATPYNASVKPISTIDTLKPDYVVAKDGSGNFKTIAEALSFITNASTHRIIIYIKNGVYNEKLTINRPNITLIGESRKQTRIEFSIPAGVEQPSRGVLNIFGDGVILENLTIANTYPQRRHTFALYGRGSFVLTKGCDFIANGNDTVALWAVGGGYYYHADCHFEGNVDYLCPRGWCYVTNSTFYEVDTRAALWHDGDLDPSKKLVVKNSSFKGAHQYSLGRYPRDAQFYLIGCRFSDSTTNIRDDDAPAKLTEEFRYGRRAYFYNSHKDGGDEPWHANNLSQAPGAPKPADITAEWTFNGVWNPETTAQPKIVAVKFGSPYRTVQVMFSEPVTVRGKPVLKTVKGKSLKWTSINGTNVITFSPIDKGDAPVGIEVQGGSIFGSKPSTTIRYANLRLKD from the coding sequence ATGTACAAGATAATAAAAAGCTATACTGGCATATTTCTGCTGTTGATGCTATTGCTGTGTTTTTCAAAAACATGGGCAATTAGTGCTACACCTTATAACGCATCCGTTAAGCCCATCAGCACTATTGATACCCTTAAGCCCGATTATGTAGTGGCCAAAGACGGCTCAGGCAATTTTAAAACCATTGCCGAGGCGCTGTCATTCATAACCAATGCCTCTACGCATCGTATTATCATCTATATTAAAAACGGAGTATATAATGAAAAGCTCACCATTAACCGGCCTAACATAACACTGATAGGCGAAAGCCGCAAACAAACCCGTATTGAGTTTTCTATACCTGCCGGGGTGGAGCAGCCATCGCGTGGGGTACTAAATATTTTTGGCGATGGGGTTATCTTAGAAAACCTTACCATAGCCAACACTTACCCGCAACGGCGGCATACATTCGCACTGTACGGGCGTGGTTCATTTGTGCTTACCAAGGGCTGCGATTTTATTGCCAATGGAAATGATACCGTGGCACTGTGGGCAGTAGGCGGCGGCTATTATTACCATGCCGACTGCCATTTTGAGGGCAACGTTGATTACCTGTGCCCCCGTGGCTGGTGCTATGTAACCAATTCTACCTTTTACGAGGTTGATACACGCGCTGCGCTTTGGCACGATGGTGACCTTGATCCCAGCAAAAAACTGGTTGTTAAAAACTCATCGTTCAAGGGTGCACATCAATATTCACTGGGCCGTTACCCACGCGATGCACAATTTTATCTGATAGGCTGCCGGTTTTCTGACAGCACTACCAACATCCGCGATGACGATGCGCCCGCTAAACTAACCGAAGAGTTTAGATACGGCCGCAGGGCATACTTTTACAATAGCCATAAAGATGGTGGCGACGAACCCTGGCATGCCAACAACCTGAGCCAGGCACCCGGCGCACCTAAGCCGGCTGATATAACGGCTGAATGGACCTTTAACGGCGTTTGGAATCCGGAGACAACTGCGCAGCCTAAAATTGTAGCAGTAAAGTTTGGCTCTCCTTATCGTACCGTGCAAGTGATGTTTTCGGAGCCGGTTACCGTGCGGGGAAAACCAGTATTGAAAACCGTAAAAGGCAAATCTTTAAAGTGGACATCCATCAACGGTACCAACGTTATCACTTTTTCTCCAATAGACAAAGGCGATGCACCGGTTGGTATTGAGGTGCAGGGAGGTAGCATATTCGGCTCAAAACCCAGCACAACTATAAGGTATGCCAACCTGCGTTTAAAGGACTGA